One Lacunisphaera limnophila DNA window includes the following coding sequences:
- a CDS encoding energy transducer TonB, whose amino-acid sequence MPVYPARALAAKAGAAQVGVRVTVDAQGNVTAVRPSMLAISITPPAFADDFREAVEGAVRQWKFRPARVEDIEIVTGGGVAYSRVLHTETVEAEFDLAFTFTTAGKVEAGK is encoded by the coding sequence TTGCCCGTTTATCCGGCGCGGGCCTTGGCGGCGAAGGCGGGGGCGGCGCAGGTCGGGGTGCGGGTCACGGTGGACGCGCAGGGAAATGTCACGGCGGTCCGGCCGAGCATGCTGGCGATCAGTATCACGCCGCCGGCGTTTGCGGATGACTTCCGGGAGGCGGTGGAGGGGGCGGTGCGGCAGTGGAAGTTCCGGCCGGCGCGGGTGGAGGACATCGAGATCGTCACCGGCGGAGGGGTCGCTTACTCGCGCGTGCTGCACACGGAGACGGTGGAGGCGGAGTTCGACCTGGCGTTTACCTTCACGACGGCGGGGAAGGTGGAAGCGGGGAAGTGA
- the uvrA gene encoding excinuclease ABC subunit UvrA: MDAASHIHIKGAREHNLRNLELRIPRGKLVVLTGPSGSGKSSLAFDTIYAEGYRKYMESLSASARQVLEQLKRPDVDFIHGLSPVLAIEQRTGGGSPRSTVATVTEVADYARLLWALCGEQRCPKDGGRVTKRSLDDCVKQLFRDAPGERAIVLAPWMTAKPSVLRDELPRLRQRGFQRVRVAGEIKSLDEPRLVPNGAEALVVELVVDRLVVSADQRSRLADSLELAFREGQNRALVLVQKTAESPWREIPLSQSLSCVICGDVFAPLTPRNFSFNHSEGACTECGGLGRKLTFSEELIVARPDKSIREGAIKPWRIGGRNLIIRHNSILKQLAEQLPFDPEIPWQDLPAETRQALLHGAGERLFSFRIRRTSQAEAKPFPGIIAMLDQSRRESRSDGFRARLSTFMASGDCPSCHGLRLNARSAAVRVGVVSDQPEGDAKIKAGPVGERAYLGFAEFMGLDIRRALEFMQGLRAVLPATDAVREVLDGVTQRLHFLAETGLGYLTLEREYATLSGGEAQRVRLATQLGMGLVGVIYVLDEPSIGLHPHDNQRLLATLRELRDRGNTVLVVEHDADTMRIADELIELGPGAGTEGGQILFQGSPVDCAKLPATTSRTGAYLGGKLGVEKDAKLKKPDDRWLVVKGAAANNLKNVEARFPVGLLTCVTGVSGSGKSTLVNDILAVAAARKLNGATKEFPGKHRGLTGLDHFEKAVQVDQEPIGRSPRSNPASYVGLLDLLRDLFAKLPLAKVRGYKANRFSFNVRGGRCERCQGDGQIRLDMQFMADAYAPCPSCDGQRFNRETLEVRYHGKSIADVLDLTVREAMELFRAHPRINEKLVTLDAVGLGYLHLGQSATTLSGGEAQRIKLSLELSKREQGTTLYILDEPTTGLNWTDIQRLVDLLFKLRDAGNTLVVIEHNLDVIRLADWVVDLGPGGGPEGGQIVYAGAVEGLVREKGSLTGVALAEEGKK, translated from the coding sequence GTGGACGCCGCCTCGCACATTCACATCAAGGGAGCCCGGGAGCACAATCTCCGGAACCTCGAGCTGCGCATCCCGCGGGGCAAGCTGGTCGTCCTCACCGGGCCCAGCGGCTCGGGCAAGTCCTCGCTGGCCTTCGACACGATCTACGCGGAGGGCTACCGGAAATACATGGAGAGCCTCTCCGCCTCGGCCCGGCAGGTGCTGGAGCAGCTGAAGCGACCGGACGTGGATTTTATCCATGGTCTTTCCCCCGTCCTCGCCATCGAGCAGCGCACCGGCGGCGGATCGCCGCGCAGCACCGTGGCAACGGTCACGGAGGTGGCGGACTATGCCCGCCTGCTCTGGGCGCTCTGCGGCGAGCAGCGCTGTCCGAAGGACGGCGGGCGGGTGACGAAACGCTCGCTCGATGATTGTGTGAAACAGCTTTTCCGCGACGCGCCCGGCGAGCGGGCCATCGTGCTGGCGCCCTGGATGACGGCCAAGCCCTCGGTCCTGCGGGACGAGTTGCCGCGGCTGCGCCAGCGCGGGTTTCAGCGCGTGCGCGTCGCCGGCGAGATCAAATCGCTCGACGAACCCCGCCTCGTACCCAACGGGGCCGAGGCGCTCGTGGTTGAACTCGTGGTGGACCGGTTGGTGGTCAGCGCCGACCAGCGCAGCCGCCTGGCGGATTCCCTGGAACTGGCGTTTCGCGAGGGGCAGAACCGCGCCCTCGTGCTGGTGCAGAAGACGGCCGAGTCACCCTGGCGCGAGATCCCGCTGAGCCAGAGCCTGAGTTGTGTGATCTGCGGGGATGTGTTCGCGCCCCTGACGCCGCGGAATTTTTCCTTCAACCACAGCGAAGGTGCCTGCACGGAATGCGGCGGGCTGGGCCGCAAGCTGACCTTCAGCGAGGAACTGATCGTGGCCCGGCCGGACAAGTCCATCCGCGAGGGCGCAATCAAGCCCTGGCGGATCGGCGGACGCAACCTGATCATCCGGCACAACTCGATCCTGAAGCAGCTCGCCGAGCAGCTGCCCTTCGATCCCGAGATTCCGTGGCAGGACCTGCCGGCGGAGACGCGGCAGGCCCTGTTGCACGGGGCGGGCGAGCGGCTGTTCAGTTTCCGCATCCGTCGCACGTCGCAGGCGGAGGCCAAACCCTTTCCCGGTATTATTGCGATGCTGGACCAGAGCCGGCGCGAGTCGCGCAGCGACGGTTTCCGGGCGCGGTTGTCGACCTTCATGGCGAGCGGGGACTGTCCGTCGTGCCATGGTTTGAGGCTGAATGCGCGGAGCGCGGCGGTGCGGGTGGGGGTGGTTTCGGACCAGCCCGAGGGCGACGCTAAAATCAAGGCGGGGCCGGTCGGAGAACGGGCCTACTTGGGCTTCGCCGAGTTCATGGGCTTGGACATCCGGCGGGCGCTGGAATTCATGCAGGGGCTGCGGGCCGTTCTCCCCGCGACCGACGCCGTGCGCGAGGTGCTGGACGGGGTCACCCAGCGGTTGCATTTCCTGGCGGAGACCGGGCTCGGCTACCTCACGCTGGAACGCGAGTACGCCACGCTCTCCGGCGGCGAGGCGCAGCGCGTGCGGCTGGCCACGCAGCTGGGCATGGGGTTGGTCGGGGTGATCTATGTGCTGGATGAGCCCAGCATCGGCCTGCACCCGCATGACAACCAGCGGCTGCTGGCGACGCTCCGGGAATTGCGTGACCGCGGCAACACGGTGCTCGTCGTCGAGCACGACGCCGACACGATGCGCATCGCCGACGAGTTGATCGAACTCGGGCCGGGCGCCGGCACGGAGGGCGGGCAAATTCTCTTCCAAGGATCGCCGGTCGACTGCGCGAAGCTCCCGGCGACCACCTCGCGCACCGGTGCTTATCTCGGCGGCAAGCTCGGGGTGGAGAAGGACGCCAAGCTCAAGAAACCGGATGATCGCTGGCTGGTGGTCAAGGGGGCTGCCGCGAACAACCTCAAGAACGTTGAGGCGCGTTTCCCGGTGGGGCTCCTGACCTGCGTCACGGGCGTCTCGGGTTCGGGCAAGAGCACGCTCGTGAACGACATCCTGGCCGTGGCCGCCGCGCGCAAGCTGAACGGCGCCACGAAGGAGTTTCCCGGCAAGCACCGCGGCCTGACCGGGCTTGATCACTTTGAGAAGGCCGTGCAGGTGGACCAGGAGCCCATCGGCCGCAGCCCGCGGTCCAACCCGGCGAGCTATGTCGGGTTGCTCGACCTGTTGCGCGACCTCTTTGCCAAGCTGCCGCTGGCCAAGGTGCGCGGGTACAAGGCGAACCGTTTCAGTTTCAACGTGCGCGGCGGACGCTGCGAACGCTGCCAGGGCGACGGCCAGATCCGCCTCGACATGCAGTTCATGGCCGACGCCTACGCGCCGTGTCCGAGCTGCGACGGCCAGCGCTTCAACCGGGAGACCTTGGAGGTGCGATACCACGGCAAAAGCATCGCCGATGTGCTCGACCTAACTGTACGGGAGGCGATGGAGCTGTTCCGGGCGCACCCGCGGATCAACGAGAAGCTGGTGACGCTCGACGCGGTAGGCTTGGGCTACCTCCATCTCGGTCAGTCGGCCACAACCCTGTCGGGCGGCGAGGCGCAGCGCATCAAACTCTCACTCGAGCTGAGCAAGCGCGAGCAGGGCACGACGCTCTACATCCTCGACGAGCCGACGACGGGCCTGAACTGGACGGACATCCAGCGGCTGGTGGATCTCCTTTTCAAACTGCGTGACGCCGGCAACACCCTCGTGGTGATCGAGCACAACCTCGATGTGATCCGGCTGGCGGACTGGGTGGTTGACCTCGGCCCCGGCGGCGGGCCGGAGGGCGGGCAGATCGTGTATGCGGGCGCCGTGGAGGGATTGGTGCGGGAGAAGGGCTCGCTGACGGGTGTGGCGCTGGCGGAGGAGGGGAAGAAGTAA
- a CDS encoding efflux RND transporter permease subunit encodes MIARLEEIIFRHRLLTLAVFALITAWLGWFAAKTRVDASFDKQLPTDHEYIDNFKKHRTQFGGANRVVIALVAKNGDIFTPEFFKTLKAVTDETYYLPGVDRAQVMSIFTPNVRYIEVVEEGLQGGNVIPADFAPTPAGFEQVRQNIVKSGRLGMLVANDYTGAAVIASLQEVDPQTGRTLDYAQVAAALETTIRAKFQSDTISVHVIGFAKVIGDITDGAKGVLVFFAIALVISAVLLFYFSQSLMLTVLPLLTSFCAVVWQFGILNLLGFGIDPLSILVPFLIFAIALSHATQMLRSFRFEINMGKDEHAAARASFSNLFIPGCVAILTGTVGFSTIYLVHVPTIQELAITASLGVFLIIFTDRFLLPVLISYTKMSPGFRKRVNFRRFALQPWWRRLVNFTTGPRSSVVIIVVSLALLVFGWVKSSQVKIGDLHAGVPELRQDSRYNRDTAVITKEFSIGVDVITVLAETVPNGVVEHDVMTLIDTFAWRMRNVEGVQSTAALTDYARTINAGWNEGSLKWRVIPRNQHALAQAVSPVETSSGFLNNDGSVIPVMIYLKDHKAETIKRVIAAVKDFRATHDNPRVKLQLATGNIGVMAATNEVVAAAQTPMILWVYAAVIVLCLISFRSWRGALCVIVPLVVVSYLGYALKFYLNIGLKTSTLPVIALGVGIGVDYGIYLFSAIQERLAQGDTFEDALCFAFGTMGTSVMFTGSALAAGVGTWAWSTLKFQADMGILLSFLFFFNMLGAMLLMPALGRWLFHSQLAHRLKPASSSP; translated from the coding sequence ATGATCGCCCGCCTCGAGGAAATCATCTTCCGCCACCGCCTGCTCACGCTGGCCGTCTTCGCCCTGATCACCGCCTGGCTCGGCTGGTTCGCCGCCAAGACCCGCGTGGACGCCAGCTTCGACAAGCAGCTCCCCACCGACCACGAGTACATCGACAACTTCAAGAAGCATCGCACGCAGTTCGGCGGCGCCAATCGCGTCGTCATCGCCCTGGTCGCGAAGAATGGCGACATCTTCACCCCGGAATTCTTCAAAACCCTCAAGGCCGTCACCGACGAGACCTACTACCTGCCCGGCGTCGACCGCGCCCAGGTGATGTCCATCTTCACCCCCAACGTCCGCTACATCGAGGTCGTCGAGGAGGGCCTGCAGGGCGGCAACGTCATCCCCGCCGACTTCGCCCCCACGCCCGCCGGGTTTGAGCAGGTCCGGCAGAACATCGTGAAGTCCGGACGCCTCGGCATGCTTGTAGCCAACGACTACACCGGCGCCGCCGTCATTGCCTCGCTCCAGGAGGTCGACCCGCAGACCGGCCGCACCCTCGACTACGCCCAGGTCGCCGCCGCCCTAGAGACCACCATCCGCGCCAAGTTCCAGTCCGACACGATCAGCGTGCATGTCATCGGCTTCGCCAAGGTCATCGGCGACATCACCGACGGCGCCAAGGGCGTCCTCGTGTTCTTCGCGATCGCCCTCGTGATCTCCGCCGTCCTGCTCTTCTACTTCTCGCAGTCCCTGATGCTGACGGTGCTGCCGCTGCTCACGTCCTTCTGCGCCGTGGTGTGGCAATTCGGCATCCTCAACCTCCTCGGCTTCGGCATCGACCCGCTCTCCATCCTCGTCCCGTTCCTGATCTTCGCCATCGCCCTGAGCCACGCGACGCAGATGCTCCGGTCGTTCCGCTTCGAGATCAACATGGGCAAGGATGAACATGCCGCCGCCCGCGCCTCGTTCAGCAACCTCTTCATCCCCGGCTGCGTGGCCATCCTCACCGGCACCGTCGGCTTCAGCACGATCTACCTCGTGCACGTGCCCACCATCCAGGAACTCGCCATCACCGCCAGCCTCGGCGTCTTCCTCATCATCTTCACCGACCGCTTCCTGCTGCCCGTGCTCATCTCCTACACGAAGATGTCACCCGGCTTCCGCAAGCGCGTGAACTTCCGCCGCTTCGCCCTCCAGCCCTGGTGGCGCCGCCTCGTCAACTTCACCACCGGCCCGCGCAGCTCGGTCGTGATCATCGTGGTCTCCCTCGCGCTCCTCGTCTTCGGCTGGGTCAAGTCCTCCCAGGTCAAGATTGGCGACCTCCACGCCGGCGTGCCCGAACTCCGCCAAGACTCGCGCTACAACCGCGACACCGCCGTCATCACCAAGGAATTCAGCATCGGCGTGGACGTCATCACCGTCCTGGCCGAGACCGTGCCCAACGGCGTCGTCGAGCACGACGTCATGACCCTGATCGACACCTTCGCCTGGCGCATGCGCAACGTCGAGGGCGTCCAGTCCACCGCCGCCCTCACCGACTACGCCCGCACCATTAACGCCGGCTGGAACGAGGGCAGCCTCAAGTGGCGCGTCATCCCCCGCAACCAGCACGCCCTCGCCCAGGCCGTCTCGCCCGTCGAGACCTCCAGCGGCTTCCTCAACAACGACGGTAGCGTCATCCCCGTGATGATCTATCTCAAGGACCACAAGGCCGAGACCATCAAGCGCGTCATCGCCGCCGTGAAGGACTTCCGCGCCACCCACGACAACCCGCGCGTTAAGCTCCAGCTCGCCACCGGCAACATCGGCGTGATGGCCGCGACCAACGAGGTCGTCGCCGCCGCTCAGACGCCCATGATCCTCTGGGTCTACGCCGCCGTGATCGTGCTCTGCCTCATCTCGTTCCGTTCCTGGCGCGGCGCGCTCTGCGTGATCGTCCCGCTCGTCGTGGTTTCCTACCTCGGCTACGCCCTGAAATTCTACCTCAACATCGGCCTCAAGACCTCCACCCTCCCCGTCATCGCCCTCGGCGTCGGCATCGGCGTGGACTACGGCATCTACCTGTTCTCCGCCATCCAGGAACGCTTGGCGCAAGGCGACACCTTCGAGGACGCCCTCTGCTTCGCCTTCGGCACCATGGGCACCTCGGTGATGTTCACCGGCAGCGCCCTCGCCGCCGGCGTCGGCACCTGGGCCTGGTCCACACTGAAGTTTCAGGCCGACATGGGCATCCTTCTCAGCTTTCTCTTTTTCTTCAACATGCTCGGCGCGATGCTCCTGATGCCCGCCCTCGGCCGCTGGCTCTTCCACTCCCAGCTCGCCCACCGCCTGAAGCCCGCCTCCTCCTCGCCCTAA
- a CDS encoding WD40/YVTN/BNR-like repeat-containing protein, whose amino-acid sequence MLRLPQAVVTTPDRRFPIPAAFPTRSRISAFLGRTWEGLHAPTPTARSSPLWAARSRALCAGERKRADPQNNLSRRVLACLTLTFLLPFAPAHAAESSEPAPLAAQSLLLDVTRAGPRLVAVGDRGHVLLSDDEGVTWRQIIVPTRAMLTGVAFGDATHGWAVGHDGVILHTADAGLTWTQQPSGQDLETVLLDVAFADAQHGFVVGAYGKCLVTTDGGRIWTSYSPSAEEMHLNQIARSPDGTLYLAGEMGTLLTARNPAGPWTILDAPYDGSLHGLLPLDASRLLVYGLRGRVFASDDAGATWSPRETKVPVLLMAGVSLKAGPIVLAGLGGNFNISRDAGATFTPWQPLTYTGGVSALLEATDGALVVVGEKGVARLTLP is encoded by the coding sequence ATGCTCCGCCTGCCCCAGGCTGTTGTGACGACCCCTGACCGCCGATTTCCCATCCCCGCGGCCTTCCCTACCCGCTCCCGGATAAGTGCATTCCTCGGCAGAACGTGGGAGGGGCTTCACGCCCCGACTCCGACTGCACGCTCCTCCCCCCTGTGGGCAGCCCGCTCGCGGGCGCTCTGTGCAGGCGAGCGCAAGCGCGCTGACCCACAGAACAACCTGTCCCGGCGGGTCCTGGCCTGTCTTACTCTCACTTTCCTCCTCCCTTTCGCTCCGGCCCACGCCGCCGAATCCTCCGAGCCCGCCCCGCTCGCCGCCCAATCCCTCCTGCTCGATGTCACCCGCGCCGGCCCGCGCCTCGTCGCCGTCGGCGACCGCGGCCACGTGCTGCTTTCGGATGATGAGGGCGTCACCTGGCGCCAGATCATCGTCCCCACCCGCGCCATGCTCACCGGCGTGGCCTTCGGCGACGCCACCCACGGCTGGGCCGTCGGCCATGACGGCGTGATCCTCCACACCGCCGACGCCGGCCTCACCTGGACCCAACAGCCCTCCGGCCAGGACCTCGAGACCGTCCTGCTTGACGTCGCCTTTGCCGATGCCCAACACGGCTTCGTCGTCGGCGCCTACGGCAAATGTCTCGTCACGACCGACGGCGGCCGGATCTGGACCTCATACTCGCCTAGCGCGGAGGAGATGCATCTCAACCAGATCGCCCGCTCGCCCGACGGCACCCTCTACCTCGCCGGCGAAATGGGCACCCTGCTCACCGCCCGCAACCCCGCCGGTCCGTGGACTATCCTCGATGCCCCCTACGACGGCTCCCTCCACGGCCTGCTGCCCCTCGATGCCTCCCGCCTCCTCGTCTACGGCCTGCGCGGACGCGTCTTCGCCTCGGACGACGCCGGCGCCACCTGGTCTCCGCGTGAGACCAAGGTCCCCGTTCTTCTGATGGCCGGCGTCTCTCTGAAGGCCGGCCCGATCGTGCTCGCCGGCCTCGGCGGCAATTTCAACATCAGCCGCGACGCCGGCGCGACCTTCACCCCCTGGCAACCCCTCACTTACACCGGCGGCGTCAGCGCCCTCCTCGAGGCCACCGACGGCGCCCTCGTCGTCGTCGGCGAAAAAGGCGTCGCCCGCCTCACCCTGCCATGA
- a CDS encoding DUF1302 domain-containing protein: MNPSYAISLRLRRSLFAVAALAGVAPFASAAVFEIGELKGSFDTTLSVGGLYRLNDPSRQYYSISAGGLQRSSNADDGNLNYGQGMASFLVKASHDLQLDYRNAGLFVRGYYFNDFVNTNGTRERTPLSDDALDLVGEGGELLDAYVYYKTDLGTMPATFRLGQQVLSWGESTFIPNGINSVNPIDVAKLRTPGSELKEALLPVNMVSGSLSLTENLSLEAFYLLDWKRTRVDPPGTFFSTNDFVAKGGRKVYLGFGAIADTAPLGPVTRGPDGVPDDSGQYGVNFRYFAEHLNSTEFGLFYMNYHSRLPTISARTPRSAISTALVVSTATSLATANLAPALVPVFGAATPTVLQTLVGAALTSVPIGALPANMQPFYPAAQTIAAGARTIGFLTSAQTANYLIEFPEDIHLVGASFNTSLKGIAFQGELSYRSNQPLQVDDVELLFAALSSINPAFGTNNQLGNYGGQLNTRIEGFRRHKVITGQLTATKVGRGILGAAQSTFIAETGFVSADLPAKNVLRYEGAGTFVGGELAYMNGSGSNTAGTMPLSEPSEAFADDFSWGYALVGRLDYNNLFAGVNVSPLVVFAHDVGGNTPAPLGNFLHGRKTVTLGADFTYQNAWAVELRYVNFTGAGRYNLLGDRDYVSATLKYSF, encoded by the coding sequence ATGAACCCAAGCTATGCCATCTCACTCCGCCTGCGCCGGTCCTTGTTTGCCGTCGCGGCCCTCGCCGGTGTCGCACCCTTTGCCTCGGCGGCCGTCTTTGAAATCGGCGAACTCAAGGGCAGCTTCGACACCACCCTGTCCGTCGGCGGCCTCTACCGCCTGAACGACCCCTCGCGGCAGTACTACAGCATCTCCGCCGGCGGCCTCCAGCGCTCCTCCAATGCCGATGATGGCAATCTGAACTATGGCCAGGGCATGGCCTCGTTCCTCGTCAAGGCCAGCCACGACCTCCAGCTCGACTACCGCAACGCCGGCCTCTTCGTCCGCGGCTATTACTTCAACGACTTCGTCAACACCAACGGCACCCGCGAGCGCACCCCGCTCAGCGACGACGCGCTCGACCTCGTCGGCGAGGGCGGCGAGCTGCTCGACGCCTACGTCTACTACAAGACCGACCTCGGCACCATGCCCGCGACCTTCCGCCTCGGCCAGCAGGTCCTCAGCTGGGGCGAGAGCACCTTCATCCCCAACGGCATCAACTCCGTCAACCCGATCGATGTTGCCAAGCTGCGCACGCCCGGTTCCGAACTCAAGGAAGCCCTGCTCCCGGTGAACATGGTCTCCGGCTCCCTCAGCCTGACCGAGAACCTCAGCCTCGAGGCCTTCTACCTCCTCGACTGGAAGCGCACCCGCGTCGACCCCCCGGGCACCTTTTTCAGCACCAATGACTTTGTCGCCAAGGGCGGCCGCAAGGTCTACCTCGGCTTCGGCGCCATCGCCGACACTGCCCCGCTCGGCCCCGTCACGCGCGGGCCCGACGGCGTGCCCGATGACTCCGGCCAGTACGGGGTGAATTTCCGTTATTTCGCCGAGCACCTCAACAGCACGGAATTCGGCCTGTTCTACATGAACTACCACAGCCGGCTGCCCACGATCTCGGCCCGGACCCCGCGCTCCGCCATCAGCACCGCTCTGGTCGTCTCCACGGCGACGTCCCTCGCCACCGCCAACCTGGCCCCGGCGCTGGTCCCCGTCTTCGGCGCTGCCACCCCCACTGTCCTGCAGACCCTCGTCGGCGCCGCCCTCACGAGTGTGCCGATCGGCGCCTTGCCGGCCAATATGCAGCCGTTCTACCCCGCGGCCCAGACCATCGCCGCGGGCGCCCGCACCATCGGCTTCCTCACCTCGGCCCAGACGGCCAACTACCTGATCGAGTTCCCGGAGGACATCCACCTCGTCGGCGCCAGCTTCAACACCAGCCTCAAGGGCATCGCGTTCCAGGGCGAGCTCAGCTACCGCTCCAACCAGCCCCTCCAGGTGGACGACGTCGAGCTGCTCTTCGCCGCCCTCTCCTCGATCAACCCCGCCTTCGGGACCAACAACCAGCTTGGCAACTACGGTGGCCAGCTGAACACCCGCATCGAGGGTTTCCGCCGCCACAAGGTCATCACCGGCCAACTCACCGCCACCAAGGTCGGTCGGGGCATCCTCGGGGCCGCCCAGTCCACCTTCATCGCCGAGACCGGCTTCGTCAGCGCCGACCTGCCGGCCAAGAACGTCCTCCGCTACGAGGGCGCCGGCACCTTCGTCGGCGGCGAGCTCGCCTACATGAACGGCTCCGGCAGCAACACCGCCGGCACCATGCCGCTCAGCGAACCGTCCGAGGCCTTCGCCGACGACTTCTCCTGGGGCTACGCCCTCGTCGGCCGCCTCGACTACAACAACCTTTTCGCCGGCGTGAACGTCTCCCCCCTCGTCGTCTTCGCCCACGACGTCGGCGGCAACACCCCCGCCCCGCTCGGCAACTTCCTCCACGGCCGCAAGACCGTCACCCTCGGTGCCGACTTCACCTACCAGAACGCCTGGGCCGTCGAGCTGCGCTACGTGAACTTCACCGGCGCCGGCCGCTACAACCTCCTCGGCGACCGCGACTACGTCTCCGCCACCCTGAAGTATTCGTTCTAA
- a CDS encoding DUF1329 domain-containing protein codes for MKTTLPLVSVLCLLTSVQAADPARLGADLTPLGGEIAGNADGSIPAWTGGLTAAPAGFQPGSHHPDPFAGETPLFTITADNAAQYADKLTAGQQALLKAYPGTYKLPVYRSHRTASNPQSVYDATKKYATTAALTEGGNGISGCVLGIPFTQPTTGLEVIWNHLVRYRGIAAERFIGQAAPQRDGSYNLVQFEDEFLFNYCRDDIPQEQLLKELAEQNVLIYFKQAVTAPARLAGSILVVHETMDQVKEKRRAWIYNAGQRRVRLAPSVEYDNPGTASDGMRTSDQFDMFNGATDRYDWKLVGKKEMYVPYNSYRLHSGDVKTADIIKPLHINQDLTRYELHRVWVVEATLKPGTNHVYSRRTFYIDEDSWQAVAVDQYDGRGQLWRASEAHCINYYDAQIFWSTLEVHTDLLAGRYLAIGLDNEQKMYNYGLKRTPQDYTPAKLRQEGVR; via the coding sequence ATGAAAACGACTCTTCCTCTGGTCTCCGTCCTTTGTCTTTTGACCTCGGTGCAAGCGGCCGACCCCGCCCGCCTCGGCGCCGACCTCACCCCGCTCGGCGGGGAGATCGCCGGCAACGCCGACGGTTCCATCCCGGCCTGGACCGGCGGTCTCACCGCCGCCCCCGCCGGCTTCCAGCCCGGCTCCCACCACCCCGATCCCTTCGCCGGCGAAACCCCGCTGTTTACCATCACCGCGGACAACGCCGCGCAGTATGCCGACAAGCTCACCGCCGGCCAGCAGGCGCTCCTCAAGGCCTACCCCGGCACCTACAAGCTCCCGGTCTACCGCTCCCACCGCACCGCCTCAAACCCCCAGTCGGTCTACGACGCCACCAAGAAGTACGCCACGACGGCCGCGCTCACCGAGGGCGGCAACGGCATCAGCGGCTGCGTCCTCGGCATCCCCTTCACCCAGCCGACCACCGGCCTCGAGGTGATCTGGAACCACCTGGTGCGCTACCGCGGCATCGCCGCCGAGCGCTTCATCGGCCAGGCCGCCCCCCAGCGCGACGGCAGCTACAACCTCGTGCAGTTCGAGGACGAGTTCCTCTTCAACTACTGCCGCGATGACATCCCGCAGGAGCAGTTGCTCAAGGAACTCGCCGAGCAAAACGTGCTCATCTACTTCAAGCAGGCCGTCACCGCCCCCGCCCGCCTCGCCGGCTCCATCCTCGTCGTCCACGAGACCATGGACCAGGTGAAGGAAAAGCGCCGCGCCTGGATCTACAACGCCGGCCAGCGCCGCGTCCGCCTCGCGCCCTCCGTCGAGTACGACAACCCCGGCACCGCCTCCGACGGCATGCGTACCTCCGACCAGTTCGACATGTTCAACGGCGCCACCGATCGCTACGACTGGAAGCTCGTCGGCAAAAAGGAAATGTACGTCCCCTACAATTCCTACCGCCTGCACAGCGGTGACGTGAAGACGGCCGACATCATCAAGCCGCTCCACATCAACCAAGACCTCACCCGCTACGAGTTGCACCGCGTGTGGGTCGTGGAAGCCACGCTCAAGCCCGGCACCAACCACGTCTACTCCCGCCGCACCTTCTACATCGACGAGGACAGCTGGCAGGCCGTCGCCGTTGATCAGTATGACGGCCGCGGCCAGCTCTGGCGCGCCTCCGAGGCCCATTGCATCAACTACTACGACGCGCAGATCTTCTGGAGCACCCTCGAGGTGCACACCGATCTGCTCGCCGGCCGCTACCTGGCCATCGGCCTCGATAACGAGCAGAAGATGTACAACTACGGCCTGAAGCGCACCCCGCAGGACTACACCCCCGCCAAGCTCCGCCAGGAAGGCGTGCGCTGA